From the genome of Anopheles funestus chromosome 2RL, idAnoFuneDA-416_04, whole genome shotgun sequence:
TGACGCACTCATGATCGCACTAAAAGAAAATGCACGATCGTTCAACGATAGAGACGAAGCTAGGAAATGTAGCGCTATTGGTGTGCATAAATTTGAAACGCCTGATCGTTGAGCTAACATTTCAAAAGAGCCCCCAAaatttattggtttttttttgggagtggGCATTTTATGACTTCCttatcacacacaaacacacctgGATATGTATGAGTGGTTTGATAAAAACTCAACGATGTGCATCATCACGTGAAAGGCTTACGTTCACTATTTTATGGGTACTTTCGGGCTAGAACCGATAGCCTTTCAAGGTGTTTTTAGTACTCTATTAGTGGAAGTTATTATCCACCCTCAATAAGTTTAGAATTATTCCCAAGGCTAGGATAATTGATATAAAACACGCGGTACTTTTAATGGTACTTACCGAATTCTTGGTTCCATTGTCTAGTATTAGCATTTTAAGCAATGTGCGCTTGAGGCCATTGTTGTCGATACAGGAAAGACGAAACTTGTCACTAGTCCATCCTGCCATGGTGAGAAATATGGAAGAAGTCATACCGTGGTGTCACACTTTTCGTAAATGTGTGAACGGAACGGTAATGACGGGTTCCTCCTCCTGATGGTTGGGAATACTTTGAACACGCGTGCCAACAGTTGACGATCGCTGGATATGATGAGATCTTccaacacacagcaaaaccacCACCGGGAATGAAGGCACGCGCCCCAAAAtggagttgtttttgtttgcaccaaGTTATGGAATGTGCAAATGGGCGGTAGTTGACCGTGTTCTCGTTAGACCTGTAACTGTCAGGCCGACCTGTAACAGTCTATAGACGCTAGACGAGCCGGATTCGAGTCTTGGAGGAGCGTTTGCCAGTGTAAAGAAACAGGTTTCCTGCCGACCGTTTACAATTTGCCGTTCGCCGTTGCCGTGGGACTGGGCTgcttgtgtgtctgtgtacaAATCTCCTTCTAAGCTGCGCTTCTTTCACCTTACCGGTTGGGAGATGCGGGAGATGCTGCACTTGCCAAGATGCCTGCAGGTTCGTAAGCAAACAGGGGCTCGGTGTAAAATAGCTAacccttttttgcgtttttttttgccacaagGGACCGCTTGATTGTGCCAAGAACAAACTTCAACGCTGCTTCCCGAGGAGTAGTGTGTATGGATATGGTGGTTGaagatttatgtttttgttttgcacaccgTGGTACCCCGGTTTCGACGAACCTGCACCGTACCTAATGTGTgggtaaatatttttccaccaaaaacacaaaacacccacGGGATCACACTTTCCAATGATTGTATTTCCGCTCGAGGGATTCCTAGGGGGTAAGATCTTCTAGTAGCGATTGGTCCACGGCTTCCACCGTGCAGCATTCATTTGCTTAATTAATATTGATTGTGTAATCAACACTATTTGGTGTACATGGCCTCTGGGCGAATTGTACGGATTGTCCCCTTTCTGCCTGGGGATTGGAAAACactattttcctttcatttgctaACGCAACTATCGAAGTACGTAAACACACTCCCTTTTATTGCTTGGACAAGGGCGCACGGTGTTGCCTCCTCGGGGTACACCAGCTTGCTGCTAGTGTAGAAGCACATTTGTGGGTAAAAAGGGCACAATGGGTGGGTGCATCCACACGTTTTACTTCTGCATTGCACACTCACTGTTACCAACTCCTGCTGGGACGCTGGCTATGGACACTTTCACTGTTGCTTCAATCGTTTGCTTAAGCACGCGACACtatgtttcttattttttccccttgtATAAGTTAACTTCACTGTTTAAAAATTCCCTCTCAGTGCCACTTCACTACTAGCTGCAGGATGGGATTAAATGCTGCGAAAACGAAAGCTTTCCCGTCACTGCATGGATGATCAATTTCacctctattttttttttttttgaaacactGTTCGCACACGCACCGATCGTGTTTTGGTCTTTTCTTTTACACTGTTTTCGCAAAGGGGAAGAGCAACCATCAGCTTACATGTACACTGTTTGCCACctcacgttttttttatgtgcaatTTCCGGCTAATCTTTCGTTACGGTTCACGGCGAAACGTTAACTTTAAAATTACACCACGTCTTTTATTATGCACGTACGCAAAAAAGCCCTTTAAAAAGAACTGTATGTAACCGCAACAGATAATcgatgtttgttgtttaaacAGTCTGTGATCTTTGATGCAACTTTCTCGATTCTGATGTTCTTCTCCTACGGTGGAAATCGTTCGAAAGTGGCGATCGTGGAACGGTAAACTGCAGCTTGTACGGTAAAACTCGGAAAGAGCCACTGCGTGCGCGGCACACGTCCGTTCGGATCGGCGGAACATACACGAGTGAAGCTTTTGAGCCGCGAGTCGCAGGCGTGAGCATACGATGCGCGTCGGTTTCTCTTTTTATGGTGCGCACAAATCTTCGTGTGGCACACCACTGCTTTGTTGTGAATTATTGTGGACACATAGGcttttttaaaattagcaTACAGTTTGTATATTCCTCTATAACTAtatctttaatttttaaccATTATGGCGGTTTGAACTTAATTTCCTTATAACATGAATATATCATTAAATATATTGATTGATGTACATATTTTCACGGGATACGTTCATAATTCCTGAAACTTTACATCATTTAAGCAATTctttgaagttgttttttagtgtatgaaaaattaaaattttcacaccaataagaatttatacaaaaaggaataaaatccaaaaaaataaacatacaataattacacttatttatagcattatgTGACATAATGATTTCTgtacataaattttaatacttgTAGAAATCTGGAGAAATACTCCAAACCAACAGCAAAATCCTCACCATTTATTAACAAAACCTTAAATGTCCCCATGTTAACCCATAGTGTGTTCGCCACACGTCGATGTGGTAGtggaatgcaaacaaaaaagctccaaACCGTTGAGCTTTCAGTTCGGCTTGCTGCAAATGCATtggaaaaaatgcattttctgAATTTCCAGGCATGTTGTTAGTCAGTGGATGCATACATTATTTTTAACCTTTAAAATGattatgtttactttttttaagtgaaagaaatttaataacaaatataattttgaattaTGTAAGGCAAAAATACAATTCAACGTTAATAGTTGTTAACACATTATTGTACATTATCATTCTACTAAAATGTATTTTCATaccaaaacaaatcttttagCTATTTtccctaaaaaaaaatacatccatAATGCTTAAATACCGTACCAGAGCAGCAATACTAAGGGGGGAATTTTTGGGTATAATTGCTGCGTGACTGTACGGATTTCCCTCTAACTGCAAATGATAACCTTTCAAACACTGTGAAGCACGCTGTTTATTTCCCagaatattcaaaaaaacctacgcAGATGTTGAAAACATGTTCCACAAACGGAGGTAAACTTGGTTCACCTGCAGGTTTGCTGCATCGATCagcccttctttttttcttatccagCGCCCTCCAGTTTGTGAGCCACATGCGCATAAGAAGTTGATGGATGACGAAGAGCAAAATGATAAAGTACAGAACAGAAGTGAAATGAATGCGTAGTTTGGTTTTACTTCACCATCCGGTTAAATCAATTGTTTGCATTTGAACTGGTTCAAACTAGAATTGTTGGTACACCTATTTGATATCATGTCAATCGCGATTGATACATTTGACCCATAGCAAATAAACATGTTTGTGTTACTAACTTTttacctatttttttttaaacaaaatttggcTATCGCTTGGAACATTTCAAACAATCGGTTATCTCATGAAATCACGGCCGGAAGCTAAAGCTTGCGATACGGAATGGAAGTGAAAGGACTGCCCAAACTGTCTGGTCCGTTACACAGCCCCAGACGGACACAAGACGAGCGAATGACGTGTTTCGTAGCACAATCGCTCCGAATTGTGGCGCTTTGACGTCATAGCGACCAGCAGCaagggaagaagaagaaaaaaaagccaaactgGGCCAAATAGTTCCATCGCTTGTCCTCGGAATCGGACGCTATTTCAAAGctgaaaaatcaaaatgaactGCACCGTGATTGGTGGTTGATTGTACGCTACGGGAAGTGGAGTAGAAAGCATGACCGAGCCTGGCCTATCGATAAACGATTATCGACACCAGACGCACACGGTACAGCTGGTGATGTTCTGTAAGGTTTCTTTCTTCACTGGCAAGCAGTAAAATGTGACAACTTACATTCCTGGCCAACGGTTGCGATTATTTACCCTAAACGAGCTCCGTATCGTTTCTGTTTGCATGCCGATAAACCACAAGAGACCGTGTTGGCGGAATCGCACGGAATAATAAAAGACAATTCTGGCATAAAAAAAGTCACTGTAGCTACACGCGGGAACCGACCGGGGTGCCATAAAAGAGCAACCATAAAATGAATCTGCATTTCCATGTTGCCCACCGAAGATTGCCCACCGTTTTGATGGTGGCGGGCGGGCGGTTGGAGTAGGTTTGGGGCTTGGCCCTGCTCCGATTGTTACCTTGCGGTGTAGCCGCACAAAGACGGTATTTACATTTTGAACCTTCAATTATCGGATTCTAGCGCCGATCGGTGTCATTGCTCCGGATTGTTCCGCATGCTACCGGGGTGGTACAATGCGATTTCCATTGTGTTTTAGCTTCACTTCTGGCGCTGGTGATTCCATTGACGCGCTGACGCACTGACTCCGGTACCCGGGGCCAAGCCGGATTGACGTACGTCCGATGGAATTGGATTGTTATGGGTTTCTTTCATTAACCCTCATGGTAGCAGAGCGTATGAaaattactttctttttatttacttatgttttgtccatttttttcaaatatttttaatgctgAGTAACGCTAGTTAACGCAGAGTACAGTAAAGCACTTCACAGAAATCCGACAAAAGTATCTaactttaataaaattttaaggtTTTAAAAAACCAATTAGACTGGCGATCAGAACGATTGTTGGAACGGAACTTAAAATGGAGAATGGAAGAGTAAGTTTTAGGACACAACCTCAaattattctctctctctctcttcttggcttttaacgaccttacaggtcacgccggccatttctggcttactagaattatttttaccacgtagccggatagtcagtccttgctactgggggacggtccggatgggattggaacccggtccggccgtgtggactggcgccgtttatcacatgcaccatcgggccgccccctcaaattattgttttagttGAATTTTGATTAGGAAGTTCTACTGGCTAATGGAATTGTCACATATCAGATTCTTCTTTAGACAAATTTTAATCTAATTTAGGACACTCTAGTGATAGACTGCGTTCTACCCATTCATATGTACATTCTTTTAAGCGTTTcatcaataaatatttaagcCTAAAATTTTAAAGTCATATCCAATACATCACAATTATAGCGCATTCGAATGATATCAGCTGCTAAAAAACGTTgttcttaaaaatattataataaaaagcaaCGGGCAGCTTCAGTTAAGGGTTTAAAAAAGCCCTGTTTCACACTagggctggctggctggcagAGGCGATGAAAATGGAACCTTTGGAAACTACATTTTCCTCACCGATTCCACCCAAATCCAAATCATGACGTCAATGGGTACACGAAAACCGGCAACATTACCACCTTTCGTGGCACGTCAGAgaaaaagagggagagagagagagagaggcagaaaaaaaagctacgaTGGTATAGTGTAAATTCGATAATTTAGCAATCCTCAGCTTCGCACAACCAATCTCCCGATGCTGGACGTTCCCCAGAGACCCCGGTTTGTCGAGCGTGAGCGGCTAGTGCCGGGTGGTGGTTTTGCTTCACCGAGCGATTTCTGGTTGATTTGAGCCGAATGCGCATGCAGCACACGCACTTCACGTGTAGAAGGCGATGAGGTAGGGgtaggggaggggggggggtatgttatgcaattattttattattttgaggTCAATAGCTGGAAATGCGGCACCGGGTGGCTACTAAACGAGTAGCGTGCGTCATCGTGTGCCATTGAAAGCGAAGCGTTTGGCGAATCCAATGGTCAGCGATGGTTAGAGCAACAAGAATCGCTTAATGATCGATCGCTGATCGGTTAAGCTGCCGAGATCGAATGAGATCCGCTGAAAGGATGGAGTGATGAGAGGAAGTTAATTCCCCTCCGGGGGTATGCCAACCGTGGGGTTGGTACAATTTTCCTTGAATCCTGCCAGCCAGCATGATCGAtggaagattgtttttttttgttcattcccACAGACGTGTGCTTTATAATTGATGTGCAATTCTTAGCTGCAAATGAGATAGATCGCAAACATAGTTCGGTAATAATAACTTTTGAGACTTCAAAGGCTATTAAAAGATCTCAGAAAATGTTGAGCTTTAAACATGAATACATTAGAGCTTTGGTTTTATTGTAAGTAATCGAATAAAGCCTAATAGCAGGAAGAATGAATGACACCGTCAGAGTAGACGGCAGTAAACGTTTAGCTGATCCTAGAATAGTACTAAAGCGATAAGGAACAAGATCTTCGACATATGACCTTGCAAATAGTATACAACAAATGTTTGCTAAACTTCCATTAGCTGCGTGACGTTAGTATACGTTACCGATTGCATCATTATACCTTTTTTTGGCTTGCGATGTGTTCACATTTCAATCCACAACCAGCTGATCTAACGGCCATATACTAATCGTGCGAAAACGATCAGATTAAGTAACGCTATCGTTCGTCCGAATCAACCGACGCACGAGGGCCATAACATCTATCCCATCCATCTACTAAGCTGCAGATCGGGAACGATGTGATGGATGGCGCAACTAGGGGGATTTGCAGAAAGTAGCCCAACAGTGCCGCTCGGGTGGTTGATAATATACACCCTAGCAGCCGATGcgggtttgttgtgtttcttgGCTCGAAATCATGGAGCAAAATTGACGTCAATGGATGGATgggattatattttttcattcttgtcttttgttttgctcgggTGCTCGGGTTTACTTCGACAGCGCTCTATCTGGAGCAACCGTGACAACGGttatatcaacaaaaaaagcggtTGCAGCATAAAAAGTAAACAGTGGATAGTAGTCGCGCGATCCCCGTCTATCAGGAATGGTTTTTCAGCAAACggtaagaaaagcaaaaacaatcaTGACCAGCGGGAAATACTTGTGCACGAGCGTACATCAGCTGAGGGGAAAGTACCAATCCAAGTGTGGGTATGTCCCGGGATAATGTCAATGTAATCTAGAAGCGTGCTGTAAacaggcctctaatcatttgGGGGATTGTTCGGGATTCCGTGGAATACGGTCGAACCATTGAAGGTTAATTATAATGGGCAGCATAGGTGCATAGGTCATGATCGTAATAGTGCTACAAGTATCTGTCTGATGGTGCAGTATGAATAATTGATAAATCTCAGCGCAATGTGTCGAAGTTCGATTGACCATCGTTAGGTTTGGTTACACTTCGGAATTGTCACCTCAGTGAGAACGTTCCTGACGAGTCGTACGAtgcaaaaaatcaccttcAAAGGACTAACGCAACGTGTGATTGATAAGAACGTTGGATTCTTCAAGGTTCGCCCCAAGCGTCTCGAGTTCGACTGTAGAACTTGGTTCGTTAAACAGCTGCGGGGACTTTGCGACATTACAGCACTACACGGCTACAGTCAGATAGTGCGCGATGGCTACAGCGTGTTGGAACGTTCCGTGTGGTCTTGTGCAGTCGTGGCATCGACCATCAGTGCCATTACGCTGCTTATGATATCGTGGTCCTGGGCCGTGGAAACACCAACCGTTACTGTAAGTGCTCCTATGTAGTGTCTGGAGTAGGTACATGATGATAACTTACTCCCTTAACTCAGGTAACCGAGTCGACGAACTACCCAACCTGGAATCTACCATTTCCCGCCGTAACGGTGTGTAACTTGAACAAGATTTCCGCCCTGGCAGCACTTAACCGTGCCCAGACAATGCGCCGTCCGGGAAACATGACGGCTGGGGAACTGTCGGAAATGTTTCGACTGTTCCTTCACGTGTCCGGCTTGGGGCAGGCTGATCCAGCTCAATACAGGCGGTTACACGATATTATGCTTACGAACAACCTGGAAATACCGCAGCTAATGGGTGAGTTCACGCCTCCGTGTGGGACACTGCTCGAACGGTGCATGTGGAAGGGCACACAGTGGCGCTGTGACAATCTGTTCCAAGTGGTCAACAGTACGGAAGGGTTGTGCTGTTCGTTTAATTACTACGGTTTGCTGAAGGACAACTACCCGAAGAAGATTACGGTGAGCGTCCCGAGGGATCCACGGCGCGTTATGGCTAGCGGTTACCAGACGGGTCTCTCCATACTGTTGCAACCGTTCGCGGAAGATTACCACTCTACGGATGTTGCCTCGTACGGGTTTAAGGTGATGATCCATAGCTCGTACGACTATCCCGATAATGATGCCGAGATAAAGATTGTGCTCGCTGGCACAGAGTCTTTCATCACGCTAACACCGACCGCAACCTACGCCACCGACGATGCACTCTCGTTCGATCCTAGCGTTCGGAACTGTTACGCCCGTACCGAGCGGGTGTTGAGTGTGCTGCAGCGCTACTCGTACGTGAACTGTATGGTCGAGTGTAGGGCAGCAACCATTTACGCCAAATGTGGCTGCATACCGTACCATCTGCCCAACAACGGATCCTTGCGGAACTGCGAAATGAAGGATATGGAATGTGTGGTGCGTGCGAGAGACCGTTATCAGACAGCTGTGCCGGCTATGAATGGTTCGGTGGAGCGTATTTCGTATCGATCGATCACTCCACCTTGTGGTTGTTTGCCAGGATGTGATAAGGTTCAGTACCCATCGCAAATCGTCACGGGTGTGATGAATCGTTCCTTCTCCTTCAACGCTTTATCATTTTTGTAAGTTTTGTGCTCATTTCTATCGGGCAACGCTTCTATAGATATTGTTCCTTTCCTCACAGCAAAGACATTCAGCTTAAGAatcaaagtttggtgcacatTTTCCTAGCCGATCTGACTGCAACACACTTTCGCATGGACATTTATCAGGACTCTCTTGGCGTTTTAGGTGAGAGATGATAGAATAGGAAGATGGTGGAGAATAGAtaaatgattgaatttttttctttttttttcagcttCTTTTGGTGGTATATTAGGATTGTTTCTCGGTTTCAGTATAATAACGGGCTTCGAAgtgatttatttcttctcgATTCGTCTGCTGTTTGATGCgctaatgaagaaaaatggtaGACGAAACGCTTCAAATGAAAATCATGAATGAAGCTTTGGTATGACATGCGGgaagcatacatttaggcgcataAATGTATATTTTCGATTATGACCATTATTGAGCTAACTTATTTGAACCCTTAACGAtgattatgaatattttaaacgaATTCATTTAGAAAAACTACATAACATTAATTGCAATATATAATTTATTGTCGTATCTCTAAATTATAAACGATATAATTCCCAGCGCGCTTAGTACTCCACAGTTACACATTTAGTTTTGAGGTATTCATTTAAAGCTTCCTTGCCTGTtacaaagagagaaaaaagagagaaaaacaattattataaATCACATTTTGTGGCATACGAGTCTACGCTTACCCAAATCCTTCCCGAATCCACTCTGCTTGAAGCCACCGAACGGGGCCGCCACGTCCGTTTTGTTGTAAGTGTTCACAAACACTGTACCCGCCTCGACTTTTTCCGCAAACAGTAGTGCCTTTTGGATGTCCTTGGTAAAAACGCCACTAGCCAGCCCGTACTCGGTGCTGTTAGCACGTGCTACCAGTGCTTCAAAATCGCTCGAATGAAATTTGGAAATGATCATAATCGGCCCGAACGATTCTTCCCGCGCTATGTACATGTGATCCTCGACGTTCGTGAAGACGGTCGGTTCGAAGAAGAATCCATCCATGTTGGGCACACGCTTTCCACCGTACAGCAAGGTGGCACCCTCCTTCACGCCGATTGTACAGTACTCCTGCAGTTTGTCAAAGTGTGCCCGATGGTTTTGCGGTCCGTGGGCAGTGGCACGATCGAGTGGATCGCCGATTTTCATCGTCTTTATACCTTTGATCACCTTGCGCACAAACTCGTCGTGGATGCGATCCTCCACAAACAGCCGACCAGCGGCAATACAGTTTTCACCCTTGTTGAAGAACACGGACGACATTCCGAGCCGAACCGCTTTCTCGAGGTCACAGTCGGCGAAGATGACAAGCGGAGATTTACCGCCCAGTTCCATCGAACACTTCTTGATGTTGGATTCGGCACAAGATGTCATGATGCGCTTACCGATTGGGGTGGATCCAGTGAAGCCCAGCTTGCGTACCAATGGATGATCGGCAAGCGCTTGACCGGCCAGTGATCCCGTACCGGTAACGACATTAATAACACCCGGTGGAAACCCGGCACGTACCGTCAGTTCTGCAAACTTGAGCGCTGTCAGTGGGCAAACTTGGGCAGGTTTGATTATGACGGTATTGCCGGCTGCAATACATGCGGCCATCTTCCACGACAACATCATCAGGGGGTAGTTCCAGGGTGTAATCAAAGCACAGACACCGATCGGTTCCTTTTTCGTGAACGTTAGCACATGGTTAGGACGAGCGGGATTAACCGGAATGGTGGTACCTTCGATTTTATCCGTCCACCCAGCATAGTAGCGCCACGCATCGATCGACATACCGACGTGCGTTTTGAGTGCCAACGTATATACTGCACCGGAATCGATGGATTCAATTGTCGCTAGCTCCTCTTTGTACTGTTCCATCAGGTCCGCTAGCTTGTACATTAGCTGACCTCGTTCGCGTGCCGAAACGGATGTCCATACCCCTCGGAACGCTTCATCGGCTGCTTGAACGGCATCATTAACGTCTGTTTTAGAGGCACTAGCAACTTCACAGATCACCTGCTCATTGGTGGGATTCACGATCGCTATCGTTTTGCTAGCTTCCGAATCGACAAATCGTCCATTGATGAACATTTGCGTTGGAACGGAAATTTGACGGCGATTTGCTTTCAACACTACGTGTTTGTAATCGCATCCAATATTTGCACCTTGATCACTGCCACCGGTACGCAACCGCTGTATAACCTCCTGTAGAAACTCCCCGTACGTTGGGGACATGAACAGTGTTTCATTGCTGATCGGTACCTCCAGGGTATCCTTAACTTCCTCCACCAAACGCACTACATCCATCGAGCCAGCACCGCAGGCGAAAAAATCCGTTTCCGTTTCTATCTCCACTTTCAAGATCGATTTCCAAATGCTGCGGATCAATGCGTCCTGCTCCTGTTCCTTATCGCTCAGCTCTAGCGGTGTCACTTTGGTTTCTGATTGCTCAAACCACTGGCCAGCGGGAATAACACGATTGCCACGCTTGAGACGCTTCACTCGAACCAATGTTCCATCGGTGCCGGTGATGAAGATTCCTTCCCGCGTCACAAACGCAGGTCCAACGGCTCCTTTAAATCGAATCAGCCTCGCATTGGTCATGCTTCTCCTCGCACTGAGTGACGCTCCGTACAGTCGAACCGGTACATCAAGCCCATCATCCATCTCCACAGTAGCTAACGCACCGGGAACAGAATCTAGTCCACGGATGAAGTTAAATATTCGCACGGCCGGTTGGTTGAGATTGATGTACTGATTCTCCTCACGGAACAGCGCAGGATCGTAACTGGCACCGATTTCTGTCTGTGGAATCTTGGGTGCGGTACCGGCCGCGATCATGTCCACCGCTTCCCCCATCGCTGTGACACCTTCCGGATAGAGGAACCGTTTGTACAGCGTGTCGAGCGTATCGTCACCAAAAACTGGACACTGTTTCTGGAGCAGAATGGGCCCCGTATCAAGTCCATCGTCGGCCCAGAAGATAGAAAACCCGGCCCGCTCATCGCCTTCGATTAGTGTCCATGCGATGGCGCTGGCGCCTCGGTGAAGTGGCAAAATTGAAGGATGGTAACAGATGCTACCGAATGCTGCCCCATCAATCACTTCCATCGGGATGAACTGGCTGCAGAACGGAAGCACATTAAGGTTCGCCCCAACCGACCGGTACTGCTCGAGTACCTCGGGTATTGGGACACCTTTGCGACGCCAGGCAGCAAACTTAAACACCGGTATACGATGTTGGCGGGCTGTTGTTGCCAGTATGTCTTCCCGATTTCCTTTGTCGGCGATAGTAAACACACCGACCACCATGTGGTCTCGTTCGAGCAGCAACTCAAGTACTTCCGCCGCGAAGTTACTCTGCCCGATGATGGCAATTTTCAGCTCTTCCGCATGATGGCCATTGGTTGTTTTCTAACGTGATGAATAGAAACAAGAAAGCTCTATATTGAATGCAAGATCGCTTAAAACTATACGCGAGCACTTTACACTTGTTGAAGTAACGAAAACTCACATGAAaaccgtttgtttttgcatcacTCTTTACTGGATCCGCCATTTCTTTCAATCACTTCCGTTGAACCGTACTCCAAAAAATGTCTGTGGCCACGCGCAGAGATCCTTACCCACCGAACAACAGCAGCACTACAAATCGGACTGATTTGCAGATCACGATCGGGACCCTTATTTATACACCACCACACGCGGCTCCTCGGACCACAATGTCCCGGGCGATACAGCTCCAAGGGTAGCCGAAAAGTCACAATCACTTATCAGTGGGATGCTGCATCATGCCACAACCGTACACGCGTATGTCTTTGTGCAAACAAGTGCTGCTCCATCGTGG
Proteins encoded in this window:
- the LOC125761183 gene encoding sodium channel protein Nach-like, encoding MQKITFKGLTQRVIDKNVGFFKVRPKRLEFDCRTWFVKQLRGLCDITALHGYSQIVRDGYSVLERSVWSCAVVASTISAITLLMISWSWAVETPTVTVTESTNYPTWNLPFPAVTVCNLNKISALAALNRAQTMRRPGNMTAGELSEMFRLFLHVSGLGQADPAQYRRLHDIMLTNNLEIPQLMGEFTPPCGTLLERCMWKGTQWRCDNLFQVVNSTEGLCCSFNYYGLLKDNYPKKITVSVPRDPRRVMASGYQTGLSILLQPFAEDYHSTDVASYGFKVMIHSSYDYPDNDAEIKIVLAGTESFITLTPTATYATDDALSFDPSVRNCYARTERVLSVLQRYSYVNCMVECRAATIYAKCGCIPYHLPNNGSLRNCEMKDMECVVRARDRYQTAVPAMNGSVERISYRSITPPCGCLPGCDKVQYPSQIVTGVMNRSFSFNALSFFKDIQLKNQSLVHIFLADLTATHFRMDIYQDSLGVLASFGGILGLFLGFSIITGFEVIYFFSIRLLFDALMKKNGRRNASNENHE
- the LOC125761117 gene encoding cytosolic 10-formyltetrahydrofolate dehydrogenase; protein product: MADPVKSDAKTNGFHKTTNGHHAEELKIAIIGQSNFAAEVLELLLERDHMVVGVFTIADKGNREDILATTARQHRIPVFKFAAWRRKGVPIPEVLEQYRSVGANLNVLPFCSQFIPMEVIDGAAFGSICYHPSILPLHRGASAIAWTLIEGDERAGFSIFWADDGLDTGPILLQKQCPVFGDDTLDTLYKRFLYPEGVTAMGEAVDMIAAGTAPKIPQTEIGASYDPALFREENQYINLNQPAVRIFNFIRGLDSVPGALATVEMDDGLDVPVRLYGASLSARRSMTNARLIRFKGAVGPAFVTREGIFITGTDGTLVRVKRLKRGNRVIPAGQWFEQSETKVTPLELSDKEQEQDALIRSIWKSILKVEIETETDFFACGAGSMDVVRLVEEVKDTLEVPISNETLFMSPTYGEFLQEVIQRLRTGGSDQGANIGCDYKHVVLKANRRQISVPTQMFINGRFVDSEASKTIAIVNPTNEQVICEVASASKTDVNDAVQAADEAFRGVWTSVSARERGQLMYKLADLMEQYKEELATIESIDSGAVYTLALKTHVGMSIDAWRYYAGWTDKIEGTTIPVNPARPNHVLTFTKKEPIGVCALITPWNYPLMMLSWKMAACIAAGNTVIIKPAQVCPLTALKFAELTVRAGFPPGVINVVTGTGSLAGQALADHPLVRKLGFTGSTPIGKRIMTSCAESNIKKCSMELGGKSPLVIFADCDLEKAVRLGMSSVFFNKGENCIAAGRLFVEDRIHDEFVRKVIKGIKTMKIGDPLDRATAHGPQNHRAHFDKLQEYCTIGVKEGATLLYGGKRVPNMDGFFFEPTVFTNVEDHMYIAREESFGPIMIISKFHSSDFEALVARANSTEYGLASGVFTKDIQKALLFAEKVEAGTVFVNTYNKTDVAAPFGGFKQSGFGKDLGKEALNEYLKTKCVTVEY